The genomic segment CGGCGACGGCGGCGGCGGTGTCGACCCAGAGCCAGGTGGCCTCCTCGCGGGTGAGGACCTCGTGCGCGTCCTCGGGGTCGGCGCCGTCGTGCACGGCGAGCCAGAGCAGGGCGTAGGGGCGCAGCGGGGTCTCGTCGGCGACGGTGCGGACGTCCGGCTCGGCGGGGGCGCCGACGACGCGCAGCGCCTCGAAGGCGAGGCCCCGGATGAGGGCGTCCTCGCCGCGGGCGGCGTCGATGAGCTCGGTGACGGCGCCGCCGACGGGGCGGGCGGCGAGCCAGGCGCGGTACTCGGCGCGGGCCGCGTTGGGGCGGAGCTGGGCGCAGCCTCTGAGCATGTCCTCGGCGGAGACCTCGATGTTCCCGGCGGGGCTCTGCGCGGCGACGCAGATCTGCTCCAGCTTGACCCAGACCGCCCAGCTGCCGAGCGGGGTGAGGGTGGCCTGGGCGTCGTCGTAGGTGAGGGCACCGACCGAGGCGAGGGCGCGCAGGGACCAGTCGAGCAGCGGGGCGAGGGGGGTGTCCTCGGCTCCGGGCTCCGGGCTCGGCTCGGGCTGCGGACCGTAGGGGACCTCGCAGCGTTCGGTGCGCAGTTCGGTGACCCGCTGCTCCAGGAGGTCGAGGAGCTGCTCCACGGGGACGGGCCCGGCGGAGAGCTGGAGGAAGGAGAGCACCTGGGGCATGGCCGAGACGACCTCGGCGACGGCCGCGGGCTCCCGGTCCTCGGGCTCGGGATAGGCGATGGACCAGGCGTCGAAGAACGCGACCCAGCCGCGCAGTACGGCGCTGTCGTCGCGGTTCCAGGCACGCAGCCGCCAGCCGGGGCGCGCGCTGTCGCCGTGCACCTCGACGAGGCCGGCCAGCCGTGCCGTGTCCCAGTCGTGGCGGACCTGATCCGGGGTCAGCCCGAGGTCGGCGGCGGCCCGTTCGGCGGTCACGGCGGAGAGGGTGCCCTTGCCGTCGGGGTTCGCCCCCTCGCGGCCGGGGCGCAGGGCGGCATCGGCCCAGTGGGCGACGCGAGCCGCGTCCGCCAGGACGGCGCGGGCCATGCGGGCGAGTTCCACGGGCGGCGGTGTGCCCTCCGGGGGCCGGGGAGCCGGTCGGCGACGCTGGGTCACTGCTGCTCGGGGAGCGGCGGCCAGGGTTCGCGGGCCGACGAGTCGGAGCCTGGAGTCGCGCGGGTTACGGGACGTCACGGGGGCAGTCTTCCGGTTGACGGTCCGAAAACCCAAACGGAATGTCACAGCGGGCGACAGGGGTGGCCAAGGCACGGGTTCCCCACGGGGTTGACATTGATGGGGATCGCCTTGGTACGGAACTAAACGGAATGTGGCGTACCTCTCGCGGTGGAGAGGTTTCGCGGCCCTTCCGTCGGTGGGCGGTGGAGCTGGTGCGGGACCTCTCGCGGCCCATGGCTGCCTACATCAGCGGAGTGAGGAAGCGGCGGAGGGCTTCTTCGTAGGCCTTGGGGTCGGCGTTCCACATGGCGCCGTGCGGGGCGTGGCGGACCGTGCGGAGGGTGACCCGGTCGGGGCGGTGGGCGGCGAGGCGGCGGGAGGGGCCCCACGGGGCGACGGCGTCGTCGGGGCCGTGGAAGAGCAGGGTCGGCGTCCTGAGCCCCGGCGGGACGGTGTCCTGGTCGACGGGGACGGCGCGCAGTCCCGTGCGGCCCTGGGCGGCGCGGACCGCGAGGGGCAGCAGGGCGCCGGGGGTGCGGCGGGCGGCGGCGAGGGCGCGCAGGGTGGCCGTCCAGTCGAGGACCGGTGAGTCGAGGACGAGTCCGGCGACGCGGTCGCGCAGCGCGGAGTGCGTGGCGGCGCGCAGGGCCATGGTGGCGCCGGTGGACCAGCCGAGCAGGACGACCCGCTCGGCGCCGGACCTGACGGCGTACCGGATGGCGGCGTCCACGTCGCGCCACTCGGTCTCGCCGAGGTGGTTCAGGCCGTCCGGCGAGCGGGGTGCGTCCGGGTCCCCGCGGTAGGCGAGGGCGAGCACCGGGAAGTGGTGGCGGTGCAGGAACTCCATGACGTTCATGGTGTGTTCGCGGGTGGCGCCCAGGCCGTGCACGGCGATCACCCAGGTGTCCCGGGCCGCGGGCACGAACCAGGCGGGCAGGGTGCCGAGTTCGCCGGGGATCTCGACGTCGTCCTGGTCGAGCCCGAGGGCGGTCCGTGGGTCGCCGATGTGGAGGGCGGGGGTGAACCACACCTTGTCGCCCGGCTCCAGGGTGCCGTGGGTGACGCGCTCCAGGCGGCGTACGACCGCGTCGGGGGCGTGCGGTGCGCTGTTCAGGACGTCGCCGACGACCGCGTGGGTGCCGTTGCCGGTGAGTCCGTAGGTGCCGGGGCGCTGTGAGGCGAAGGCCCGGGTCAGGGCGATGCGGCCGGCGGCGGTGGCGTGCACGGTCAGCCGGGGTTCCGTCGGCAGCGGTGCGCCCGGCGGCGCCTTCAGCGCGACGTCGCTCGCCAGGCGGCCCGCGGCGACACTGGCCGCACCGGCCGCGAACGCGAGGCCGACGGCCGCGACTGCTGCTTTGACTGCACCCACGGGTCCAGTGTCCTGGCGGACCGCGTCGTGGGCCAGTGGGCGTGGACGT from the Streptomyces sp. NBC_00310 genome contains:
- a CDS encoding alpha/beta hydrolase family protein, which produces MGAVKAAVAAVGLAFAAGAASVAAGRLASDVALKAPPGAPLPTEPRLTVHATAAGRIALTRAFASQRPGTYGLTGNGTHAVVGDVLNSAPHAPDAVVRRLERVTHGTLEPGDKVWFTPALHIGDPRTALGLDQDDVEIPGELGTLPAWFVPAARDTWVIAVHGLGATREHTMNVMEFLHRHHFPVLALAYRGDPDAPRSPDGLNHLGETEWRDVDAAIRYAVRSGAERVVLLGWSTGATMALRAATHSALRDRVAGLVLDSPVLDWTATLRALAAARRTPGALLPLAVRAAQGRTGLRAVPVDQDTVPPGLRTPTLLFHGPDDAVAPWGPSRRLAAHRPDRVTLRTVRHAPHGAMWNADPKAYEEALRRFLTPLM